The following are encoded together in the Variovorax sp. PBS-H4 genome:
- a CDS encoding EamA family transporter, producing the protein MSLSGPIVLAVLFGALLHAAWNALIKSGIDKPLDTALVHSMGIFIAVPLVMITGLPPRAAWPYMATSLLIHIAYYTALAGAYKHGDLSLTYPVMRGCAPLLVAMGSATFIGEAISVTAWIGVALLCVGVVTLGLSRSVLRENDDSRRSKALGFALANAAVIALYTVVDGIGVRVSGNALAYVATLFLFDGIPYMLLVLWRRPGKRRAALEYMAGRWKLALIGSAASLGSYGIALWAMTKAPVAIVAALRETSVLFAALIGTLFLREGFGWQRAAGTLIIVAGVMVLRVG; encoded by the coding sequence GTGAGCTTGAGCGGACCCATCGTCCTGGCAGTACTCTTCGGCGCCCTGCTCCACGCCGCCTGGAACGCGCTCATCAAGTCGGGCATCGACAAGCCGCTGGACACCGCGCTGGTTCACAGCATGGGCATCTTCATCGCCGTTCCGCTCGTGATGATCACGGGCTTGCCGCCGCGCGCTGCCTGGCCCTACATGGCGACTTCGTTGTTGATCCACATCGCGTACTACACGGCACTGGCCGGCGCCTACAAGCATGGGGACCTGAGCCTCACCTATCCGGTGATGCGCGGGTGCGCGCCGTTGCTCGTCGCCATGGGCAGCGCGACGTTCATCGGCGAGGCGATCTCGGTGACAGCCTGGATCGGCGTCGCCCTGCTGTGCGTCGGCGTGGTCACGCTGGGGCTGTCACGCTCGGTGCTGCGCGAGAACGATGATTCACGGCGCAGCAAGGCGCTCGGTTTCGCGCTGGCCAATGCTGCGGTGATTGCCCTCTACACCGTCGTCGATGGCATCGGGGTGCGCGTCTCGGGCAATGCGCTGGCCTACGTGGCGACCCTGTTCCTGTTCGACGGCATCCCCTACATGCTGCTGGTGCTCTGGCGCCGTCCGGGCAAGCGCCGCGCGGCGCTCGAGTACATGGCAGGCCGATGGAAGCTGGCACTGATCGGCAGCGCCGCCTCCCTGGGCAGCTACGGCATCGCGCTGTGGGCCATGACCAAGGCCCCGGTGGCGATCGTCGCGGCGCTGCGCGAAACCTCGGTGCTGTTCGCTGCGCTGATCGGCACGCTGTTCCTGCGCGAGGGCTTCGGCTGGCAGCGCGCCGCGGGCACGCTGATCATCGTGGCCGGTGTGATGGTGCTGCGCGTCGGCTGA
- a CDS encoding fasciclin domain-containing protein encodes MSSSFHRIASITLAAAMAVGAAAASAQVMVGGAPMLATKDIIDNAVNSKDHTTLVAAVKAAGLVETLKGPGPFTVFAPTNAAFAALPAGTVDTLLKPENKGKLTAVLTYHVVPGKLDAAALGSQIMDGKGMATLKTAAGGTLMAKESGGKIMVGDENGGWATVSTADVYQSNGVIHVVDKVLLPK; translated from the coding sequence ATGAGCAGCAGCTTCCACCGTATCGCCTCCATCACCCTGGCCGCCGCGATGGCCGTCGGCGCGGCCGCCGCGTCCGCGCAAGTCATGGTCGGCGGAGCGCCGATGTTGGCGACCAAGGACATCATCGACAACGCCGTCAATTCGAAGGACCACACCACGCTGGTTGCCGCGGTGAAGGCCGCCGGACTGGTCGAAACCCTCAAGGGCCCAGGCCCCTTCACCGTGTTCGCGCCGACCAACGCAGCCTTCGCCGCCTTGCCGGCCGGCACCGTCGACACGCTGCTCAAGCCAGAGAACAAGGGCAAGCTGACGGCAGTGCTGACCTACCACGTGGTACCCGGCAAGCTCGATGCCGCGGCGCTGGGCAGCCAGATCATGGACGGCAAAGGCATGGCCACTCTCAAGACCGCGGCAGGCGGCACGCTCATGGCCAAGGAAAGCGGCGGCAAGATCATGGTGGGCGACGAGAACGGCGGCTGGGCCACCGTGAGCACCGCCGATGTCTACCAGTCCAACGGCGTGATCCACGTCGTCGACAAGGTGCTGCTGCCCAAGTGA